Proteins from one Cryptomeria japonica chromosome 4, Sugi_1.0, whole genome shotgun sequence genomic window:
- the LOC131048988 gene encoding probable 2-oxoglutarate-dependent dioxygenase AOP1: MSCEINDEEQVPIIDLSLLNHGLHDHDTESTFAQLRKACEEWGCFLVINHGIKEEIIHQMDSVARQIFALAKETKQKHGSGGWNVSYMADLAGVPFYESIGVHGAPDPTAIKKFSEHLWPQGNPEIRKIIESYTCGVEELTNNIIKLILRSFGLSEYYSSFQFVGHLRMNYYNPPPHKKGGSTTHTDQNCIVVMYQDSTGGLQVESKSGKWVDVKPLDNSLVVFMGDSFTAWSNGRIHNVLHRVVCEGYSRVSVPFFYFFSDETLINAPPQMVDNDHPRLYKPFIYADYSNFWQPKKRLRLMNRQSFLTETEEKYLENFAHILNE; encoded by the exons aTGTCTTGTGAGATAAACGATGAAGAACAAGTACCTATCATTGACCTTTCTCTGCTAAATCATGGCCTCCATGATCATGACACAGAAAGCACTTTTGCTCAGCTGAGGAAAGCTTGTGAAGAATGGGGTTGTTTTCTGGTCATAAATCATGGGATCAAGGAAGAGATTATTCATCAAATGGATTCAGTTGCACGACAAATCTTTGCACTTGCCAAAGAGACAAAACAAAAACATGGTTCAGGGGGATGGAATGTCAGCTATATGGCCGACTTAGCTGGGGTGCCCTTCTATGAGAGCATCGGTGTCCATGGAGCGCCAGATCCCACAGCAATCAAGAAATTTTCTGAGCATCTATGGCCTCAGGGAAACCCAGAAATCCG CAAAATCATAGAATCTTATACCTGTGGAGTTGAAGAGCTTACAAACAATATCATCAAACTGATCCTGAGAAGTTTTGGGCTAAGCGAGTACTATTCCTCATTTCAATTTGTGGGTCACCTGCGCATGAACTACTATAACCCACCTCCCCATAAAAAAGGAGGTTCTACAACTCACACAGACCAAAATTGTATTGTGGTAATGTACCAAGATAGCACAGGGGGGCTTCAAGTTGAAAGCAAGTCAGGGAAGTGGGTAGATGTGAAACCTCTGGATAACAGTCTTGTGGTATTCATGGGTGATTCATTTACAGCATGGAGTAATGGCAGGATTCACAATGTACTACACAGAGTAGTATGTGAGGGTTATTCTAGGGTTTCAGTGccattcttttatttcttctcagATGAAACCCTCATAAATGCACCTCCTCAGATGGTGGACAATGATCATCCTCGCCTTTACAAACCCTTTATTTATGCAGATTACAGTAACTTCTGGCAGCCCAAAAAGCGGTTGAGGTTAATGAACAGGCAGAGTTTCTTAACAGAGACTGAAGAAAAGTACCTTGAAAACTTTGCACACATTTTGAATGAATGA